The proteins below are encoded in one region of Rhizophagus irregularis chromosome 13, complete sequence:
- a CDS encoding uncharacterized protein (SECRETED:cutsite_VAA-TP; SECRETED:prob_0.7324); SECRETED:SignalP(1-21) — MKFFTFFLALAIVAFSTFVAATPANQERGGDISRIPSANDNQKRDDVSTSDWKRGDDISRVGATKDNKNKRSLVGRQSKCPYGYHWCNDIYGGCCPNNTICTSNNKCASSC, encoded by the coding sequence ATGAAATTCTTTACCTTTTTTCTTGCTCTCGCGATCGTAGCTTTCAGTACATTCGTTGCTGCTACGCCAGCTAATCAGGAAAGAGGCGGTGATATTAGTAGAATCCCGTCGGCCAACGATAATCAGAAAAGAGATGATGTATCGACTTCTGATTGGAAAAGAGGCGACGACATTAGTAGAGTGGGAGCAACTAaagataataagaataaaagaTCTTTGGTGGGAAGACAGTCTAAGTGCCCATACGGATACCATTGGTGTAATGATATATACGGCGGGTGTTGCCCGAATAATACAATTTGCAcatctaataataaatgcGCTTCAAGTTGTTAA
- a CDS encoding uncharacterized protein (SECRETED:cutsite_VAA-TP; SECRETED:prob_0.7348); SECRETED:SignalP(1-21), giving the protein MKFFTLLLALAIVAFSTFVAATPAKQEKGSDHISRVPSAIDNQKRDGASTSNWKRGDDISRVGETKDNKDNKNKRSLTERQAKCPYGYHWCNDIYGGCCPNNTICAVNYKCIVHC; this is encoded by the coding sequence ATGAAATTCTTTACCTTATTACTTGCTCTCGCGATCGTAGCTTTCAGCACATTCGTTGCTGCTACGCCAGCTAAACAGGAAAAAGGCAGTGATCATATTAGTAGAGTCCCGTCAGCTATCGATAATCAAAAAAGAGACGGTGCATCAACTTCTAATTGGAAAAGAGGCGACGACATTAGTAGAGTAGGAGAAACtaaagataataaagataataagaataaaagaTCTTTGACGGAAAGACAGGCTAAGTGCCCATACGGATATCATTGGTGTAATGATATATACGGCGGTTGTTGCCCGAATAATACAATTTGCGCAGTTAATTATAAATGCATTGTACATTGCTAA